One window of Papaver somniferum cultivar HN1 chromosome 9, ASM357369v1, whole genome shotgun sequence genomic DNA carries:
- the LOC113311791 gene encoding F-box protein CPR1-like gives MDITEALITAIIFVLTLCFLFFFFRLTKHGERTSRVHLSVHQGENSKEILPDDVIAHIFSSLPAKSVARCRCVSKYWCDKLKDPNFINMHLQQCIISERFNCFSINDASEFYLHISKSSSLSVFEDDYREEPVEMDSPHKSQVFQSRHIQCYDSLNGLILMRSINFATKEEVLCLWNPTTKELKDIKVPKVDSYHSFDGPAYGFGYKSGIDDYIIVKANNVCFYDGSLGYEVCTGCAVQMYALRSDSWRRLPDNIPYRIVSPKAAVSTNDGVFLHWIAEQTPCQTDSLGREVVVSFDIFDENFREVPLSPQVDGLVCNTNNKTTLGVLAGCLCITHFGDYNIEVWTMKDYNVKDSWTKLLVAELPIERHLWYMKLLWKLKNGEVLFIAKTGYDDVCFFMYDPVHHRSKVAKFHHHLGARTGIHTYVESLVALR, from the coding sequence ATGGATATTACAGAAGCTTTGATCACAGCAATTATATTTGTACTTACATTatgcttcctcttcttctttttccgtCTCACCAAACATGGAGAAAGAACGTCACGAGTGCATTTATCGGTGCATCAAGGAGAAAACAGCAAAGAGATCCTTCCGGACGATGTCATTGCCCACATCTTCTCATCGTTACCTGCGAAGTCCGTTGCAAGGTGCAGGTGTGTAAGTAAATACTGGTGCGATAAGTTGAaagaccctaatttcataaacatGCATCTGCAGCAATGCATCATAAGCGAAAGGTTTAATTGTTTTTCGATAAACGATGCTAGTGAGTTTTATCTGCACATTAGTAAATCCTCATCATTATCAGTATTTGAAGATGACTACCGCGAGGAGCCTGTTGAGATGGATTCTCCACATAAATCTCAAGTGTTTCAAAGTCGACATATTCAATGCTATGATTCTTTAAATGGTTTGATATTAATGAGAAGCATCAACTTTGCCACAAAGGAGGAAGTTCTCTGTCTTTGGAACCCAACAACGAAAGAGTTAAAGGATATAAAAGTTCCGAAAGTTGATTCTTATCATAGCTTCGACGGCCCTGCTTATGGGTTTGGTTATAAATCCGGTATCGATGATTACATTATTGTGAAAGCTAATAATGTCTGCTTTTATGATGGGAGTCTTGGATATGAAGTTTGTACTGGTTGTGCAGTGCAGATGTACGCCTTAAGATCGGATTCATGGAGAAGATTACCTGACAACATCCCTTACAGAATTGTGTCTCCTAAGGCTGCAGTATCTACAAATGATGGAGTATTTCTTCACTGGATAGCAGAACAAACTCCTTGCCAGACGGATTCCTTGGGACGTGAAGTTGTCGTATCTTTTGATATATTTGACGAGAATTTTAGGGAAGTTCCGTTATCTCCACAAGTTGATGGATTAGTTTGCAACACAAATAACAAGACAACTTTGGGTGTTTTAGCAGGGTGCCTTTGCATAACACATTTTGGTGATTACAATATTGAAGTTTGGACGATGAAGGATTATAATGTGAAAGACTCCTGGACTAAATTGTTGGTCGCCGAACTCCCAATCGAAAGACACTTGTGGTATATGAAGTTACTATGGAAATTGAAAAATGGAGAGGTCCTATTCATAGCCAAAACGGGTTACGATGATGTTTGTTTTTTTATGTATGATCCTGTGCACCATAGATCTAAAGTTGCCAAGTTCCATCACCATTTAGGAGCCCGGACTGGCATACATACTTATGTAGAGAGTCTAGTGGCACTTCGTTAA
- the LOC113311790 gene encoding uncharacterized protein LOC113311790, with the protein MPNPLRRKSGSSLSGSNNNSSFEEGSSSNNGGEKLSAAKYRAILLKNQGREGDEKSDQKKLIVDNDLDQGFKGKVGDGSRFMEIERNGGHFSESKLIQRSGKIGDGMKNLEMSVSMEEGESTVPLEPEEDGGKLNVKVCGGGAGISEDCSKDVRPKDAVLMAETGSNDNVCVIRKLGENTGKLLGSNGKGCANNFHLECADPPLKDVPPGDWHCVCYVKKNIDSGVLFFPGAVESNLDDVQVELADSTSVDTTKNSLCNDNVEKLKERLVKNSSLISDVSPINLDVSFHLHDVLLICCNHPYFVNPSLQKVLTDGLSEAEYLNAGVKASGKLQVLDKILSETKKQGLRVLIIFQSNVGSSGISLGDVLDDVVLQRCGVDSYERVDRGFVASEEEFANQKQSAMNKFNDKEKGRIVFLLDQRACLPSIKLSSVDMVILYDSDLNPYNDLKVLQKITIVSQHEQLKVFRLYSLYTVEEMFLIHAKQGLTVDAHNLKRSTIHQLLGWGASYLFKVLVEFHDGSSTSSSDPKFSSEHLVKELLGQLPPDAGSPSVVKGNHTGGTYTRDISLPGEMEMQSVDEDLPPHVFWTKLLNMKTLEWRYLPAASSPLKNHHKRVKYFECSLEMADFDNDDDVTKKKPKGFTSITDAGAQTPAVEDRSGLNKKGKRIDDTNEQDQVGLVLNSAPRPSIRNNSHQAEFPTQPATTDNHFEVPTYNDAFQDTMLQQSMLIDRCVGVTRVTDFRSLGVVPDCISHHPLHIAQLTYARTSQTLLQGDPLLNELVRIRQEWEKAVKFHQESRTRIRFDYHKEVQEIYKKYSKLHYDNDTALALKKNAIDTNYNKVAVNVMLAKYLRDKLL; encoded by the exons ATGCCTAACCCATTGAGAAGAAAGTCTGGTTCTAGTTTATCAGGTTCTAATAACAACTCCTCTTTTGAGGAAGGTTCTAGTTCTAATAATGGTGGTGAGAAATTGAGTGCCGCTAAGTACAGAGCAATTTTACTCAAGAACCAAGGAAGGGAGGGGGATGAGAAATCAG ATCAGAAGAAGCTGATAGTGGACAATGATTTGGATCAAGGGTTTAAGGGAAAAGTAGGAGATGGTAGTAGGTTCATGGAAATTGAGCGTAATGGTGGTCATTTCAGTGAAAGTAAGCTTATTCAGCGGTCTGGGAAAATTGGAGATGGAATGAAAAACTTGGAAATGTCTGTCTCTATGGAAGAGGGAGAGAGTACAGTGCCTCTGGAACCAGAAGAG GATGGAGGGAAGCTAAATGTCAAGGTTTGTGGAGGAGGAGCAGGAATCAGTGAAGACTGTTCCAAGGATGTACGACCCAAGGATGCAGTGTTGATGGCGGAAACCGGAAGCAATGATAATGTTTGTGTCATTCGCAAGCTTGGTGAAAATACTGGAAAGCTCTT GGGCTCCAACGGCAAGGGTTGCGCAAATAACTTTCATCTCGAATGTGCTGATCCGCCCCTGAAGGATGTGCCACCTGGTGATTGGCATTGTGTCTGTTATGTTAAGAAGAACATAGATTCAGGTGTTCTTTTTTTCCCTGGAGCAGTAGAATCCAATTTGGATGATGTACAAGTGGAATTGGCAGATTCCACTAGTGTGGATACTACTAAAAACAGTTTATGCAATGACAATGTTGAGAAGCTGAAGGAGAGGCTT GTGAAAAATAGTAGCTTAATATCTGATGTTTCACCAATTAATCTCGATGTTTCTTTTCATTTACATGATGTTCTTCTCATT TGTTGCAACCATCCATATTTTGTGAACCCTTCTTTGCAGAAAGTGCTCACAGATGGTCTGTCAGAGGCCGAGTATTTGAATGCCGGAGTAAAAGCAAGTGGAAAACTACAAGTACTTGATAAGATCCTTTCAGAGACAAAAAAGCAAGGCTTAAGAGTACTGATCATTTTTCAG TCAAATGTTGGCTCCAGTGGAATCTCTCTGGGAGATGTCTTGGATGACGTTGTGCTTCAGAGATGTGGTGTGGATTCCTACGAACGTGTTGATCGTGGATTTGTTGCATCAGAAGAAGAATTCGCCAATCAGAAGCAATCTGCCATGAACAAGTTCAATGATAAGGAAAAAGGGAGAATTGTGTTTTTACTAGATCAGCGTGCTTGCCTCCCAAGCATTAAGCTATCATCAGTTGATATGGTAATTCTCTATGACAGCGATTTGAACCCGTACAATGATTTGAAAGTTCTGCAGAAGATCACTATTGTCTCGCAGCATGAGCAGTTAAAAGTGTTCCGGTTATATTCACTGTATACTGTGGAGGAAATGTTTCTAATTCATGCTAAGCAAGGTCTGACCGTTGATGCACACAACTTGAAACGTTCCACGATCCATCAGTTGCTTGGATGGGGTGCTTCTTATTTATTCAAAGTATTGGTCGAGTTCCATGATGGTTCCTCCACATCCTCCTCCGATCCAAAATTTTCTTCTGAGCATTTGGTGAAAGAATTACTTGGTCAGCTGCCTCCGGATGCTGGAAGCCCTAGTGTTGTGAAAGGTAATCACACAGGAGGGACATATACTAGAGATATATCTTTACCTGGTGAGATGGAGATGCAGTCGGTTGACGAAGATCTGCCACCTCATGTCTTCTGGACAAAATTACTGAATATGAAGACCCTAGAGTGGAGATATTTGCCTGCTGCATCCTCACCCTTGAAGAACCACCATAAACGAGTTAAGTACTTTGAATGTTCATTGGAAATGGCGGACtttgacaatgatgatgatgtCACGAAGAAGAAACCGAAGGGTTTTACCAGTATCACAGATGCGGGAGCTCAAACACCTGCTGTAGAAGATAGAAGTGGTCTTAACAAAAAAGGTAAAAGGATAGATGATACCAATGAGCAGGACCAAGTTGGGTTAGTACTTAATTCAGCTCCACGGCCTAGTATCCGTAACAATTCCCACCAGGCAGAATTTCCTACACAGCCAGCTACAACTGACAACCATTTTGAGGTGCCTACTTACAATGATGCTTTCCAAGATACAATGCTGCAGCAGTCTATGCTTATAGACAGATGCGTAGGTGTTACACGTGTAACAGATTTCAGAAGCTTGGGGGTTGTTCCTGACTGCATTAGTCACCATCCTTTACATATTGCTCAATTGACTTATGCTCGGACTTCTCAGACTCTGCTCCAGGGTGACCCTCTTTTAAATGAATTGGTTAGAATTCGTCAAGAGTGGGAGAAAGCTGTGAAATTCCACCAAGAATCG AGAACGCGGATCAGATTTGATTATCACAAGGAGGTGCAAgagatctataaaaagtatagCAAGCTTCATTATGATAATGATACTGCATTAGCTCTCAAAAAGAATGCAATTGATACAAATTATAACAAAGTCGCCGTTAATGTGATGTTAGCCAAGTATTTAAGGGACAAATTGCTATGA